The following are from one region of the Canis lupus baileyi chromosome 25, mCanLup2.hap1, whole genome shotgun sequence genome:
- the DDX47 gene encoding probable ATP-dependent RNA helicase DDX47, translated as MIVTQRERERDRDTGRGRSRLHAPGARRGIRSRVSRIAPCAKGRRQTAAPPRDPSVPFFKTKNKKQVSAKPHPAPPPTPGRQIPESPHGGAQNMLAGETKTTFPSIPRAADALPESAVDMAAPEEHDSPAEEPQPAVQEEETKTFKDLGVTDVLCEACDQLGWTKPTKIQIEAIPLALQGRDIIGLAETGSGKTGAFALPILNALLETPQRLFALVLTPTRELAFQISEQFEALGSSIGVQSAVIVGGIDSMSQSLALAKKPHIVIATPGRLIDHLENTKGFNLRALKYLVMDEADRILNMDFETEVDKILKVIPRDRKTFLFSATMTKKVQKLQRAALKNPVKCAVSSKYQTVEKLQQYYLFIPSKFKDTYLVYILNELAGNSFMIFCSTCNNTQRTALLLRNLGFTAIPLHGQMSQSKRLGSLNKFKAKARSILLATDVASRGLDIPHVDVVVNFDIPTHSKDYIHRVGRTARAGRSGKAITFVTQYDVELFQRIEHLIGKKLPVFPTQDDEVMMLTERVTEAQRFARMELREHGEKKKRTREDAGDNDDTEGAIGVRNKVAGGKMKKKRKGR; from the exons atgatagtcacacagagagagagagagagagacagagacacaggcagagggagaagcaggctccatgcaccgggtgcccgacgtgggattcgatccagggtctccaggatcgcgccctgcgccaaaggcaggcgccaaaccgctgcgccacccagggatccctccgtccccttttttaaaacaaaaaacaaaaaacaagtttcCGCTAAGCcacaccccgccccgccccccaccccgggccggcAAATCCCAGAGAGCCCGCATGGGGGCGCCCAGAACATGCTGGCCGGGGAGActaaaactacatttcccagcatccCGCGCGCCGCCGACGCACTTCCGGAGTCCGCGGTAGACATGGCGGCGCCCGAGGAGCACGATTCTCCGGCTGAAGAGCCTCAGCCGGCGGTGCAGGAGGAGGAAACGAAAACGTTCAAAGATCTG GGTGTGACAGATGTGTTGTGTGAAGCTTGTGACCAGTTGGGATGGACAAAGCCCACAAAGATCCAGATTGAAGCTATTCCTTTGGCCTTACAAG gtCGTGATATCATCGGGCTGGCAGAAACTGGATCCGGAAAAACAGGGGCTTTTGCTTTGCCCATTCTGAATGCACTGCTGGAGACGCCCCAGCGTCTGTTTGCCTTAGTTCTCACGCCCACTCGAGAGTTGGCCTTTCAGATTTCAGAGCAATTTGAAGCCCTGGGGTCTTCTATTGGTGTGCAAAGTG ctgTAATTGTAGGTGGAATTGATTCAATGTCCCAGTCTCTGGCCCTGGCCAAAAAACCACACATAGTAATAG CAACTCCTGGTCGATTGATTGACCACTTGGAAAATACAAAAGGTTTCAACTTAAGAGCTCTCAAATACTTGGTCATGGATGAAGCAGACCGAATATTGAATATGGATTTTGAGACAGAA GTTGACAAGATCCTCAAGGTGATTCCCCGAGATCGGAaaacatttctcttctctgctacCATGACCAAGAAG GTGCAAAAACTTCAGCGAGCAGCACTGAAGAATCCTGTGAAGTGTGCTGTTTCCTCCAAATACCAGACAGTTGAGAAATTACAGcaatattatctttttattccCTCTAAATTCAAG GATACCTACCTGGTTTATATTCTTAATGAATTGGCTGGAAACTCCTTTATGATATTCTGCAGTACCTGTAACAATACTCAGAGAACAGCTTTGCTACTCCGAAACCTTGGATTCACTGCCATCCCCCTGCATGGACAGATGAGTCAG AGCAAACGCCTAGGATCCCTTAATAAGTTTAAGGCAAAGGCTCGTTCTATCCTTCTAGCAACTGATGTTGCAAGCCGAGGTTTGGACATACCTCATGTGGATGTAGTTGTTAACTTTGACATTCCTACCCATTCCAAG GATTACATCCATCGAGTGGGTCGAACTGCTCGAGCTGGGCGATCAGGAAAAGCTATCACCTTTGTCACACA GTATGATGTGGAACTCTTTCAGCGCATAGAACACTTAATTGGGAAGAAACTGCCTGTCTTTCCAACACAGGATGATGAGGTTATGATGCTGACAGAACGTGTGACTGAAGCCCAGAGATTTGCCCGAATG gAGTTAAGGGAgcatggagaaaagaagaaacgTACGCGGGAGGACGCTGGGGACAACGATGACACGGAGGGTGCTATTGGTGTCAGGAACAAGGTGGCtggaggaaaaatgaagaaaaaacgAAAAGGCcgttaa